The DNA segment TCTGATTCAATTACTTCAATCTTCTTAATTCTTCTTTCAACAATTTtggtctaaaatttaaatttgatccgatctaaaacattttgaactgtaacaatttttagttttagtcttatttttttaaagaaaatataataaatataacaagAATAATTAAATCTATGAAAAACAGTTAATAGTAGAATAATTCTTTAAATATagactattaaaaataaatttataaatgcaATTAATAGGTAATATAGCCTTCAGCCAAAAAAGGTAATATAGTGAAAATTACATTTATATACCCTCATATAAATAgttacaatattattatctttaattaaatatatctatGTATACAATTCTACCAGTATTAGACAATTATATTCTGTGGAAAAAAAGTATcatacatttatatataaaaacatatttgtgtATAATGAATTGGATCCGATGATATTAAAGTCCATCCAAATCATTGTTGGGCTTATAGATCACTCGTCGATGGGTTATTATTATCAAACCACCTGCATGTTCATTATTGTAAACTTCATATTTCAGATGTTGAATACGTGTTGGACATTTCACAATATGACTAAAACAGAGTATGTGAACTAAAGACAACTCTCACCTTTTAAACTAACTATTGAGATTAAGTCTGAACCCAAATTCTTAGAGAAAAAATTGAGTTGTGAGAGTTGGGTCAAGATTAAAACTAGCTGCTCTGTAAACCACGGGCAAcatcttaaaagttatataacATCATGCCATACAAGTTGTGTCACCAGCAATAAATGGTAAagaaaaaatgcgaaaaataaATACGAGTGTCACAGAAGGGCATAGTTAAGCCATTTTTCTCCTCTTTGCTACTGATGATAATACAAATTCACCATCAGAGTCtgtgtcatcatcatcatcatcctcagAGCTTAGATCCTTAGCCTTCCTCTTCTTGGACTgctttgatgttgttgttgttgttgtcgttgTCTTCTTTTTAACAGAAGAGACAGGGGAGGTTGGGCTTTTTTTCTTAACTGTGACAGACTTAGTGTTGCTCTTCACAGCAGCTACAGACTTAACTGGAGAAGTGAGCTTCTGCggaactttcttcttcttctcaaatACTTTCTTTGCCAAATCTTTGGGAAGCAACCCCGATTCCATCAACCTGCAATTGCATTCAGTCatcaaaaataaacaattttctattctttattaaCTATGGCAGGTATGTTTTGTTGCTTGGAAGATATTTGCAGAGCAGATAGATTGTCTTGTTTAGACAAGGGGTCCATAGTTAATGTAAAACTCAAGTGTCACTCGTTGCAGTAACTAAGGATTGTTACAACATTTCTCAGGAGTTTATTAAACAAGCGGCACCACAGGGTTCACTGATACTGTTAAGCTATTTAACATCATTgctgaatcaaaattaaatcctttaaataatttgatgacaaaacttcaaaaaaaaaaaattggcatcctaaacaattaaaatacttttaaatgaataaaagtaaCAGGGGAACTAAACATTTATTGCCAAAAGTGCCAAGCTAGGTCAATTTGGAGGTGTGAGATACTGAACAGTTTACCTGGATGAAAACTCTAGATATTGCAGCTTCAAGGAACAGATTATAAATCTATTGAATtattaaatcaaagagaatcgAGAGAGATAACTAAGCCTGAAATGATTTTAGAATAAGACATTAAAGCAACAAAAGTATCCTTGTTCTGATGCTCATGACAGTGATAGAAGGTTTGATACAAAAACTGATGACAGATCTAGCATTTTAATCACAAAAATGATAGCAAAATGAGTACATTGCAAATACAATATGGACAGCAAGGGTAGATAGTgtcttttgaaaaagttttgagAAAGAAGCTAGTCTAGCATTAAGTTTCAATCAACTATACACCATTTCCATTCAGCTCACCCCACAAATGCATAAGGGCAGATATACTGGTGCCTATTTACAACTGCTAACCTGGTTTCGGGGTTAGGATTTAGAGGGACAGTATAtgtttataaattgttatgacAGGGAATACATACCCTGGGGAAAGGAGGGGACTCAATAAATGCTCCCTTTTCCTGCCATACTTATTTTGTTTACAAGTCTAGAATCAAAGTTTGTCCATCTCACTCACCctttgaaagagatgaaagactgATCAATCACAAGGgggaaaagaaagggggagaggGGAGACCCCTAGACCTGCCTTTAAAATGGTTTCTAGTTTGCCTAAACAGAACCTAAAGTAAAAACAGAATCCTTGTCAGGACAATAATAGCAAGCTTAAGTGCATAACCCTCACTTTAGCACAGACAAATTGAGATGTTATAAAAGCAGGAAAATTACTATTGATCCTAATTTGTTTCAATCATTGGCAAATATATTTAACACCTGATATTATATCCCTAACACCAATTCTACAATTCATAGGGCATTTAGCCTACTGAGAcccaaaacaaattcaatattttaGGAGGCTGCAAAATCGTTTTATATTCCAAAATCTAAATACATGTTGAGCCCAGAGCTTTGAAATTAAAAGCAATGCTAACTCTTCTAAAAGGTACTACTAATAGTGTTCATGCTGGGGAGCCATAATGAGCATTTCAGCTAAATTATATTCCACAAAGAAGACACAAAACAGTAACAAAACAAACCAGATTTGTGACATTTCGCTGCTGGGGACTTGCTTGAACAAAGTCTCGTAGAAAATCCTAAGAGGGTCTTTCTGAAAAAATAGGAAAAGTAAACTTAAAATGACAGAAAAGGAACAAGAgcgaagagaagagaagagaaacatAAGCATACCTCCTCGGGTGG comes from the Glycine soja cultivar W05 chromosome 6, ASM419377v2, whole genome shotgun sequence genome and includes:
- the LOC114414589 gene encoding transcription initiation factor TFIID subunit 11-like; translation: MRKMASEDSKPVVKKEVDSNNKSSVSKKVTKFKKEEPEAVKKGPKVKKEENDDDIPIWRSTSNSKEVKKKRITIKKEEENKNNKKKKEKKVYDLPGQKRDPPEEKDPLRIFYETLFKQVPSSEMSQIWLMESGLLPKDLAKKVFEKKKKVPQKLTSPVKSVAAVKSNTKSVTVKKKSPTSPVSSVKKKTTTTTTTTSKQSKKRKAKDLSSEDDDDDDTDSDGEFVLSSVAKRRKMA